A single window of Nicotiana sylvestris chromosome 5, ASM39365v2, whole genome shotgun sequence DNA harbors:
- the LOC104222346 gene encoding histone H3.3 — protein MARTKQTARKSTGGKAPRKQLATKAARKSAPTTGGVKKPHRYRPGTVALREIRKYQKSTELLIRKLPFQRLVREIAQDFKTDLRFQSHAVLALQEAAEAYLVGLFEDTNLCAIHAKRVTIMPKDIQLARRIRGERA, from the exons ATGGCTCGTACCAAGCAAACTGCTCGTAAGTCTACCGGAGGAAAGGCACCTAGGAAGCAACTTGCTACTAAG gctgctcgtaAGTCTGCTCCTACTACTGGTGGAGTGAAAAAGCCTCATAGATACCGCCCTGGTACTGTTGCTCTTCG TGAAATCCGTAAGTACCAGAAGAGTACTGAGCTCCTGATCAGGAAGCTCCCATTCCAGAGGCTTGTTCGTGAAATTGCTCAGGATTTCAAG ACTGATCTGCGTTTCCAGAGTCATGCTGTGTTGGCTCTGCAGGAGGCTGCTGAGGCTTACTTGGTTGGTCTCTTTGAGGACACAAATCTTTGTGCCATTCATGCCAAGCGTGTCACTATCATGCCAAAGGACATTCAGCTTGCTAGGCGTATCAGGGGCGAGCGTGCTTAA
- the LOC104222345 gene encoding uncharacterized protein — protein sequence MADDVVPKTFRALVESAEKKYARVRDLPAYGRWGTSNHYFHKVFKAYMRLWKYQQENRAKLTECGLQRWEIGEIASRIGQLYFTQYMRTSEVRFLLESYIFYEAILHRKYFEGSGKERMVRFKELRFYARFLMVSLILNRSEMVKLLMEQFKAIVDDSRAAFPGTNFKEWRLVVQEIVRFTRVDSPSPDARPLRYCALFDSHPSSRPYVARFHAKKVLKFRDALLTSYHKSEVKFAELTLDTYRMLQCLEWEPSGSFYQRSPVEPRENGAVTDQSVTSGLIDINLAAEMMDPALPPNPKKAVLYRPSVPLLISVIATMCEELPPESVVLIYISASGNTNPSTASHTESSSSSRKSSKNIALSRTSYEQKGALHENYINTNGDTGQYFENCLCLGPSRSGGSNNLYPGDLIPFTRRPLFLIIDSDNSHAFKVLHGAERGEKSALFLSPLRPSFKNSGTDVTQSGSQFTLFLAAPLQAFCQLVGLVSSDKDMDCADEADGIISTAFAEWEVNLCTSTSLDLVWAQVLSDPFLRRLILRFIFCRAVLALFCLQEREDQYLPACLPKLPDTFSPNSETVQSAIRRLAKLLQVSDCFRFE from the exons ATGGCAGACGACGTAGTACCGAAGACATTTAGAGCGTTAGTAGAAAGTGCTGAGAAGAAGTACGCCAGAGTACGGGATTTGCCGGCGTACGGACGGTGGGGAACGAGCAACCACTACTTTCACAAGGTGTTTAAAGCGTATATGAGGTTATGGAAGTACCAGCAGGAGAATCGAGCGAAGCTAACGGAGTGCGGTTTACAGCGATGGGAGATCGGCGAGATCGCTTCGAGAATCGGTCAGCTTTACTTTACGCAGTACATGAGGACTAGCGAAGTTAGGTTTTTACTCGAATCGTATATTTTTTACGAAGCGATTTTGCACAGGAAGTATTTCGAAGGTTCTGGGAAAGAACGAATGGTGAGGTTTAAAGAGCTGAGGTTCTATGCTAGGTTTTTAATGGTTTCGTTGATTTTAAATCGATCGGAAATGGTGAAACTGCTTATGGAACAATTTAAAGCTATTGTTGATGACAGTAGAGCTGCTTTTCCG GGTACTAACTTCAAAGAGTGGAGACTGGTGGTGCAAGAAATTGTTAGGTTTACAAGAGTTGATTCTCCATCTCCAGATGCCAGGCCTCTACGATATTGTGCTCTCTTTGATTCACATCCGTCATCTCGTCCATATGTAGCTCGCTTCCATGCTAAGAAGGTGCTAAAATTTCGAGATGCACTTCTGACAAGTTATCACAAAAGTGAG GTCAAATTTGCAGAATTAACACTGGACACTTACAGAATGCTGCAATGTTTGGAATGGGAACCCAGTGGATCTTTCTACCAAAGAAGTCCAGTTGAACCACGAGAGAATGGTGCTGTTACTGACCAATCTGTAACTTCTGGACTGATAGATATAAACTTGGCTGCTGAGATGATGGATCCAGCTTTGCCTCCAAATCCCAAGAAGGCTGTTCTTTACCGTCCTTCTGTTCCGCTATTGATATCT GTCATCGCTACAATGTGTGAGGAGCTTCCTCCAGAGAGTGTGGTATTAATATATATTTCTGCATCAG GAAATACAAATCCCAGTACCGCCTCTCACACGGAAAGCTCTTCAAGTTCTAGAAAATCTTCAAAGAACATTGCTCTTTCTCGTACTTCTTATGAACAGAAGGGCGCTTTACATGAAAATTATATCAACACCAATGGAGATACGGGTCAATATTTTGAGAATTGTTTGTGCTTAGGTCCTAGCAGAAGTGGAG GTTCAAATAACCTCTATCCAGGAGATCTAATTCCTTTCACACGAAGACCTCTATTCCTGATAATTGATAGTGACAACAGCCATGCATTCAAG GTTCTACATGGGGCAGAAAGAGGAGAAAAAAGTGCTCTATTTCTCTCTCCCCTGAGGCCATCATTCAAGAATTCAGGTACTGATGTAACACAATCTGGAAGTCAGTTCACCTTGTTCTTGGCTGCTCCCTTACAGGCCTTCTGCcagttggttggccttgtctctTCTGATAAGGATATG GATTGTGCTGATGAGGCTGATGGCATCATCTCAACTGCATTTGCAGAGTGGGAAGTAAACCTCTGTACATCGACTAGCCTAGATTTGGTTTGGGCTCAAGTTCTTTCTGATCCATTTCTGAGACGGCTTATTCTCAG ATTCATATTCTGCCGTGCTGTGCTCGCTCTATTTTGCTTGCAGGAACGTGAAGATCAGTATTTGCCTGCTTGTCTACCAAAGCTTCCTGATACATTCTCACCAAACTCTGAAACTGTGCAATCAGCTATCAGACGACTTGCAAAGCTTCTACAAGTTTCAGATTGTTTTCGATTTGAATAA